AGGTTCGGCCCGGCGCGCTCACCGTGGCCGAGGACGTGAGCGGCATGCCCGGGCTGTGCGCCCCCGTGGGGCAGGGTGGCGCCGGGTTCGACCGCCGGCTGGCCATGGGGGTGCCGGACTGCTGGTTCCGCCTGGTGCGCGAGGTGCCCGACGAGGCCTGGGACCTGGGGTGGGTGTGGCACGAGCTCAACAACCGGAGGCCCGAAGAGCGGGTGGTGAGCTACGCCGAGAGCCACGACCAGGCCCTGGTGGGGGGCAAGACCCTCGTGTTCGAGCTGATCGGTGACGCGATGTACGGCCACATGCGGCGGGACGACCCCGACCTGCGGGTGGAACGGGGCGTTGCGTTGCACAAGATGATCCGGCTGGCCACCCTGGCCACGGCCGGGCACGGGTACCTCACGTTCATGGGCAACGAGTTCGGCCACCCCGAGTGGGTGGACTTCCCCCGGCAGGGGAACCGGTGGTCTTATCGCTACGCCCGGAGGCAGTGGAGCCTGGCCGACGATCCGGACCTGAGGTACCACGGCTTGGCCGAGTTCGACCGACAGATGATCGGTCTCGCCCGGAAAGAGGGGTTCGTGGGGCGGGACGAGCCGCAGCTCCTGCTCCTGCGCTCCGAGGACAAGATCCTGGGGTTTGCCCGGGGCCGGCTGTTCTTCTTCTTCAACTTCCACCCCACCCGGTCCCGCACGGAGTACCCGGTGGAGGTGCCGGCCGGGGCCTACGACTTGGTCCTCGACACCGACGAGCCCCGGTTCGCCGGGCCCGGCCGCCTGGTGCCGGGCCAGCGGTTCCTCACCCATCCCCTGCCCGGCGGAACCCTGGGGATCCGGCTGTACCTGCCCAGCCGGTGCGCCCTGGTGCTGCGGCGCGAGGCCGGATGACTTTCGCTAGGACGCTAGGACGCTGGGAGGCTTGAAAATATGCGTAATATCAAAGCGTTCCGAGCATGGCCACGCCTCTTTGGTGTCACCTCGCGGTCTCGGGGGGGCAGGGGGCTGGATTCGGCTAGGCGGCCTGGCGGTTCTCGAACCCGCCAAATATCGGGGGTATGCTCTGGTGTCGTGTTTCGGAAATTTCGTGCTGTTCCCAAGGGGTGGGGCTGGGGGCCCCTCCTTCGCTGAACGGCCTCGCAGGGGCCGCCTCGGCGCGGTCCGCCGCGGCGCGTGAGGGCACGCGCCGCGGCCGATCCCCTGGCGCCGGGCGGCCCGGGCTGCTCGGCCGTCGCGCTTCGTCGGAGCCCCCAGCCCCACCGATCGTTTGGCGGCGGTTCGGGGAAGCGGCCTAGCTGCCCAGCCCCCCAGCGGACCGAAGGCCCTAGACCGACGACCAACGACCAACGACCGACGACCGAAGTTACAAGGATGCCTTCATGCATATGCGCACGTTTTCCGTGACCCCCAGGCTCCCCGAGCGGCTTGCGCCGCTCCTGGAGATCGCCCACAACCTCTGGTGGGTGTGGAACCCCGAGGCGGTGGACCTGTTCCGCCGCATCGACCACGACCTGTGGTCGGCCACCGGCCACAACCCCGTCGCGCTGCTGGGCCGGGTGGATCAGGACCGACTCGAGTCCCTGGCCCGGGACCCGGTGTTCGTGGCCCACATGGACCGGGTGGCCCAGGCCCTGGGCCGATATCTCTCGATGCCCACGTGGGTCTCTCAGGCCTACCCCGAGCTGGAGGCCGCCCGGGTGGCCTACTTCTCCATGGAGTTCGGGATCCACGAGTGCCTGCCCGTGTACGCGGGCGGGTTGGGCGTGCTGGCCGGCGACCACCTGAAGAGCGCCAGCGAGCTGGGTCTTCCGTTCGTGGGCGTGGGGCTCCTGTACCGCCAGGGGTACTTCCACCAATACCTGACCCACGACGGGTGGCAGCAGGAGGTGTACCCCGAGAACGACGTGTACAACATGCCCCTGCGGCCGGTGCGCACGGACGACGGCGAGCCGGTGGAGGTGGAGGTGCGCATGGCGGGCCGGCCGGTGCGGATCCGGGCCTGGCGGGCCCAGGTGGGGCGGATCCCGCTGTACCTGCTCGACACCAACCTGGCGGCCAACGATCCGGCGGATCGGGCGATCACCCACCAGCTGTACGCGCCGGGGGAGGGGATGCGGATCCGCCAGGAGGTGGTGCTCGGGGTGGGCGGGGTGCGGATGCTGGAGGCCGTTGGGGTGGAGCCGGCCGTCTGCCACATGAACGAAGGGCACTCGGCGTTCCTCGGCCTGGAGCGGATCCGGGTGCTCATGGAGCGCACCGAGCTGTCGTTCGCCGAGGCCTTGGAGGCGGTGCGGGTGGGGAGCGTGTTCACCACCCACACCCCGGTACCCGCGGGCATCGACCTATTTCGGCCGCCGGAGATTGAGCAGTACCTGGGCGACATCCTCAAGGAGATGGGGATCGGGGTCGGGGACCTGATGGCCCTGGGTCGGGAGAACCCCGCCGACCCCGACGCGCCCCTGTCCATGGCCGTGCTGGCCTTGAGGCTCAGCGGCCACCGCAACGGGGTGAGTCGGCTCCACGGCCGGGTGTCCCGTCGGATGTGGGCCGGGGTGTGGCCGGGCATCCCCGAGGAGGAGGTGCCCATCGGCCACGTGACCAACGGCATCCACGTGCGCAGTTGGCTGTCGGACGAGATGGCCCGTCTGTTCGATCGGTACCTGGGCCCGTCGTGGGTGGACGAGCCCTTGGACCAGGCCATGTGGAAGCGGGTCCACGACATCCCGGACAACGAGCTGTGGCGGGCCCAGGAGCGGCTCCGGGAACGGCTGGTCGGGTTCGTGCGGAGGCGTCTGCGGGCCCAGTTGGAGCGCCGCGGAGCGAAGCCCGACGAGGTGCGGGCCGCCGACGAGGTGCTCGACCCCGAGGCCCTCACGATCGGGTTCGCTCGGCGGTTCGCCACCTACAAGCGGGCCGTGCTGCTCTTTCGGGACCCCGAGCGCCTGGCCCGGATCCTCAACCACCCGGACCGGCCGGTCCAGATCCTGTTCGCGGGCAAGGCCCACCCGGCCGACAACGAGGGGAAGAAGTTCATCCAGGAGATCGTGCACCACTGCCGGCAGAAGGAGTTTCGGAACCGGGTGGTGTTCCTCGAGGACTACGACGTCAACCTGGCCCGTTACCTGGTCCAGGGGTGCGACGTATGGCTGAACACCCCCCGCCGGCCCTTGGAGGCCTGCGGCACCAGCGGCATGAAGGTGGTGCCCAACGGGGGGCTCCACCTCAGCGTGCTCGACGGGTGGTGGGACGAGGCCTATGACGGCGAGGTGGGCTGGGCGATCGGCCACGGCGAGGAGTACCAGAACCCGGACCTGCAGGATCGGGTGGAGAGCCTGGACCTGTACGACCTGCTTGAGAACGAGGTGGTGCCCCTCTACTACACCCGCGGAGACGACGGGCTGCCCCGGGGTTGGATCCAGCGCACGAAGACGGCCATGGAGCGCCTGACGCCCGTGTTCAACACCAACCGAATGGTGCGGGAGTACGCCGAACGGTATTACCTGCCGGCCCTGTCCCTGTGGACCCGGTTTGCCCAGAGCAACCATCAGGCCGCGCGAGCCCTGGCGCGGTGGAAGGCGCGGGTGCGGGAGGCGTGGGCCGGGGTCCGGGTGGCCGAGGTGTGGGCCGACGACGGTGCCGAGCGGCGGGTGGGCGACGAGTTCGCCGTGCGGTGTCTGGTGCACCTGAACGGTTTGGCCCCGGAGGACGTGCAGGTGGAGGCCTACTACGGCCTGTTGGATCCCTCGGGCCAGGTGGCGGCCCCCGCCCGCAGGGCCCTGCGGTCCGAGGGCCGTCGGGAGGACGGGGGTTGGGAGTTCGCCGGTCAGATCCCGTGTGAGCGCACGGGCCGGTACGGGTACGTGGTGCGGGTGCTGCCCCACCATCCCAACCTGACCAGCCCCTGGGACCTTGGGCTGGTGGTGTGGGGCTAGGGTCGGATGCCCTTACGGAGGAGGTCCACCTGGGCCTGGACGATGAAACGGCCCAGGCGCCCCTCGGTTCGGCCGGAGAGGGGGGAGAAGCGCAGCCTGGCGAACCCCGGGAACGGGGCCGTGCCCTCGTCGGGTCGGGCCTCCAGCACCTGGGCGGCCAGGCCCGAGAGCACCTCGCTGGGCGCAAGCCGGATCCAAAGAAGGATCCACGACCCCGGCCGGGGCAGGGGCGGCGCGGCCGAGATCCTGGCCCCCCCGATGCTCACGTCCAGCACCACGCAGGGCCGCCGGTCGCTCACCCGGGTCGCCAGCGTCTCCAGGGCCGAACCGCGGCCCGCTGCGGGCGCCGGTTCCGGCAGCTCGGCCCACTCCGCCTTGAGGGAGCAGGCAAGCCGGTAGGCGGCCCGACGGTTGATTCGCTCCACGCCGCCTGTGTCCACCCGCAGCACCCGGAGGCCGTCGGTCCCCGCTTCCAGCTCCCCCCGCAGGCACAGGATGCCGCGGGTGCCCGGCACCCGGAACTCGGCACGGGTGCCGGCGGGGGCGGGCTCGGGGCGAGAGGCGTCCAGGGGGGCCAGCACCACCCGGCCCCCCTGGACGTCCACGCAGGCCGCGTCCACGGGGAGGCGTTCCCCGTCGGTCACCAGGAACCCCCGGGCCTGGAGGACCTCCAGGGCCCAAGGAGGAAGATTACGAGCCGAGCTTTCGGATTCGTTCGGTGGGGGATTCAATTTCGGTGATCCGCAGCGCGAAGTGGTCGGAGCTGACCACCACCAGCTCGCCCTTGGCCAGCACCTGATTGTTGACCACCAGCTCCACGGGCGCCTCGGTGTCCTTGTCCAGATCGATGATGGACCCCGGCCGGAGCCGCTGGATCTCCTTGAGGGACATCTCGGCCTCGCCCAGGCGCACGGTGGCCTCGACCTCGAGCTCGAGGATCAGGTCGATGTTCCGGATGTCCGGCGGGGCCGGCTGCTCTCCCCCCGGCGCGGCGGCGGCCCCCGTGGGGGGGGCCGAGGGAGCCGACACCACGCCGACGGACGGCCCCTCTTCCTCCTCCTCCCGGAGGATCTTGGCCATCTCCTGGGCCACATTGACGGGCAGGAGGACCCGGAGGGGGGTCTCGAGGATCCCCTCCACCTTGATGGTGCCCACCGCCAGGAACGCCTGGTCGCCCCAGGAGAGGACCTCGGTGAGGGCTCCCTCGTCCACGGTCTGGACCTGGGGCGGATCGAACCCCACCTCTCGGCCCATGGTGGCCGAGAGCGGCGGAGCGCCGCTTCCCGCCACCTGGGTCAGGGCCTCCTTGAGGGCGTCGAGGTCGGCCTCCTCCAGTTCCTCCTTCGCCTCCCCCTCGCCGCCCAGGATCAGGTCCGCCAGCATCGAGGCCTCCCGGTGGCGCAGCAGGAACGCCATCTCCCCGGAGAATCCGGACCGGAACGGAAACCGGACCAGCAACCCCTTGTCCGCGGACAGGTCCGACAGGCTCACCACCTGGCCGAGGCCTTCGGTGACCTGGGCCGGCCGGGCCAGGAGGGCCGCCAGGGCCGAGTTGGCCGACGCGAAGAACACCCGCGCGGCCTTCTCAACGGCCTCCACCTCGGCCGGGCTGAGGTCGGCGGCCGGCACGTCGCCGATGTCGTCCGCGGCGGCGCTCAGCAGTCGGTCGATCTCGTCTTGGCTCAGGATGTCCGACATGCTCTCTCCCGCGAGGGGCCGGGGCTCAGCCCGACCCGGTCTCCAGGGCTTGGAACCCCTCCCCGCCCTCGGAGGACGGCTCGGGTTCCTCGTCCACGATGGGGGCCTCGATCCGGACCGCCTTGCGCCCCTTCCGGGCCCCGAACACCGCCCGGAACTTGGGAATGCCCTCCACCGACACCGTGACGGACTGGTGAAGATCCGCTCCCAACGGGAACAGATCCCCTTCCTTCAGGGCCAGGATCTGCCGGATGGTCATGCGTTGGCGGCACAGGTCCGCGCTCAGACCCGCCACCGCCCGCGCGATGACCTCGTCGATCCGGCGGTAGTCGGCTTCGGTCATCCGGGTCGTGATGTCGGTCTGGTGCTCCTGCCGCAGTTCCACGGCGAAGGGCTCCAGGTAGATCGCCGGGATGCACAGGTTCATCATGCCCGAGGTCTGGCCCACCTTCACCTCGAACACGATCACCACCACGATCTCGTTGGGGGCGACGATCTGCACGAGCTGAGGGCTCGTCTCCCTGCGGTCCAGCTCGAACCGGGTCTCCCCGATGGTGCGCCATGCGTCGTGCAGATCCTTGAGGGCCATGTCGATGAACCCCTCGATCAGGGCCTGCTCGATGGGGGTGATCTCCCGGTTCAAGGTGGGGGTCTCGGACGATCCCCCCATCAGCTTCTCGATCACCGCGAACACCAGGGTGGGGTTGACCTCGAAGGCCAGGGTCCCCCCCTGGGGCACGATCTTGACCACGTTGATGCAGGTGGTCTCGGGGAGGCTCATCAGGAACTCGGCGTAGGAGAGCTGGTCCACGCTCAGGAGCACGATGTCCGAGATGGTGCGCAGGTACGCCGAGAGGTCCAGGGCCAGATTGCGGGCGTAGCGCTCGTGCAGGAAGTGGAGGCTCTGGAGGACGTTCTTCGAGATCCGGTTGGGCCGCTTGAAGTCGTAGCGGCTCGCCCGCTTGCGGTACCGGGTGGGGGTGGGCTTGGCCTCGGGCTTGGCCGGAGCCGCCTCCTGCTGGAGCGGGATGCTCTGGAGCAGGGCGTTGACTTCTTCCTGGCTGAGAAGTTCCGACACCTTCGTCCTCGTGCGGCGCGGGCCGCCTCGCACGGGGCGGCCGTGTACGCAGGGCTACCGTATTCGGATCGGCAGATCGGTCTCGGTTCGTGAGGGGCGCGGCGCCCCCCCCGCAGGTTCCACGCCCCAGGCGCGTGCGGCCGCCGGATCACTCGTCGAACATGCCCTCCAGGAGCCCGCGCAGCCGGAGCACGGCGGCCGAGTGGAGCTGGCTCACCCGCGACTCGGTGACGCCGAGGATCTTGCCCACCTCCTTCATGGTCAGTTCGTTGAAGTAATACAGCTTGAGCACCAGCGACTCTTTTTCCGGCAGCTCGTCGATCTTCCGGGCCAGGATCTCGCGAACCTCCTGCTTGCGGAGCAGCTCGAACGGGCTCTTCTCGGGCTCGTCGGGGATGTACTCCCCCAGCTCCCTGGCCTCGTCGTCGTCCTCCACCTCGCCGCCGGGCCGGTTCAGGGAGAGAAGGGAGAGCCCCCTGGCCTTGTACAGGAGCTCGTTGAACTCCTCCATGGTGATCCCCATGGCCGCGGCCACCTCTTCATGGGTGGCCGGCCGCTGGAGCTGCTGCTCCAGCCGGTGGAACACCTGGGCGAGCTCCCGCTCCTTGCGCCGCATGGACCGTGGAGCCCAGTCCTGCTGCCGCAGGTAGTCGAGCATGGCCCCCCGGATCCGGAACTCGGCGTAGGTCTTGAACTTGACCCCCCGGTCCGGCACGAACTTGTCGATGGCGTCGATGAGGCCGAGGACCCCCGTGTTGATGAGGTCGTCCACCTCGATGGAAGAGGGGAGCCGGGCTGCCAGCCGCTCGGCGATGTACTTGACGAGGGGCGCGTACTCCTCGATGAGCTCGTCCCTGCTGCGCTGGGGCTCGGCGGCGGAAATGGCCGACACTCCTTCGGGTTCGAGACGGCTGGGGAAGGGCGAGATGAGGGGAAAACCGGCGCGTATCCTAGCATCGGGCCCAGGGTGTGTCAACGCGGGCCCACCCCCGTGGCGAAAACACAAAACGCCCCTCTTCCCCGCTGGAGAGGGGTGGATTCCGGCGGAGGGCGTCCCGTGCTCAGCCCAGGTAGAGGGCCCGGAGCCGGGCCTCCAGCTCTTGGGGCGGCACGCCGTCGTCGGCGATTTCGTCACGGTGCCGGGTGAGGAGCTCGTCCCTCGTGCTGCGGATCCTCGCCTGGCGGGCGTCGGGGTCGATGCCGGGCTCGTTGCGGTCCACCAAGACGGCGGCCAGGTTCCCCACCCACTGGACCTTCTGGGCCGTGGGACTCAGGTTGACCCGGTCCGCCGCCAGGGAGGCACCGGCCCGCGCCGACACCTTGGGCCGGTGGACCTTGCCCAGCCGGTCCTGCCTGGCGTAGGTGCGCAGCACGTTGTGCACCGTGAATTGGGAGATGCCCATGGTCCCATCCCTGGGAAAGGGTCTGATCCTTCGAATTGACCCATCGGCACGGGCCGACGAAGACTTTAGCGGAAAATGCGGTTACTCCGGAGGCCGGGGCAGGGGGCCTGCCTCCGGCCGGGCACGAATC
This is a stretch of genomic DNA from Deferrisoma camini S3R1. It encodes these proteins:
- the glgP gene encoding alpha-glucan family phosphorylase; this encodes MHMRTFSVTPRLPERLAPLLEIAHNLWWVWNPEAVDLFRRIDHDLWSATGHNPVALLGRVDQDRLESLARDPVFVAHMDRVAQALGRYLSMPTWVSQAYPELEAARVAYFSMEFGIHECLPVYAGGLGVLAGDHLKSASELGLPFVGVGLLYRQGYFHQYLTHDGWQQEVYPENDVYNMPLRPVRTDDGEPVEVEVRMAGRPVRIRAWRAQVGRIPLYLLDTNLAANDPADRAITHQLYAPGEGMRIRQEVVLGVGGVRMLEAVGVEPAVCHMNEGHSAFLGLERIRVLMERTELSFAEALEAVRVGSVFTTHTPVPAGIDLFRPPEIEQYLGDILKEMGIGVGDLMALGRENPADPDAPLSMAVLALRLSGHRNGVSRLHGRVSRRMWAGVWPGIPEEEVPIGHVTNGIHVRSWLSDEMARLFDRYLGPSWVDEPLDQAMWKRVHDIPDNELWRAQERLRERLVGFVRRRLRAQLERRGAKPDEVRAADEVLDPEALTIGFARRFATYKRAVLLFRDPERLARILNHPDRPVQILFAGKAHPADNEGKKFIQEIVHHCRQKEFRNRVVFLEDYDVNLARYLVQGCDVWLNTPRRPLEACGTSGMKVVPNGGLHLSVLDGWWDEAYDGEVGWAIGHGEEYQNPDLQDRVESLDLYDLLENEVVPLYYTRGDDGLPRGWIQRTKTAMERLTPVFNTNRMVREYAERYYLPALSLWTRFAQSNHQAARALARWKARVREAWAGVRVAEVWADDGAERRVGDEFAVRCLVHLNGLAPEDVQVEAYYGLLDPSGQVAAPARRALRSEGRREDGGWEFAGQIPCERTGRYGYVVRVLPHHPNLTSPWDLGLVVWG
- a CDS encoding PilZ domain-containing protein, giving the protein MTDGERLPVDAACVDVQGGRVVLAPLDASRPEPAPAGTRAEFRVPGTRGILCLRGELEAGTDGLRVLRVDTGGVERINRRAAYRLACSLKAEWAELPEPAPAAGRGSALETLATRVSDRRPCVVLDVSIGGARISAAPPLPRPGSWILLWIRLAPSEVLSGLAAQVLEARPDEGTAPFPGFARLRFSPLSGRTEGRLGRFIVQAQVDLLRKGIRP
- a CDS encoding FliM/FliN family flagellar motor switch protein, producing the protein MSDILSQDEIDRLLSAAADDIGDVPAADLSPAEVEAVEKAARVFFASANSALAALLARPAQVTEGLGQVVSLSDLSADKGLLVRFPFRSGFSGEMAFLLRHREASMLADLILGGEGEAKEELEEADLDALKEALTQVAGSGAPPLSATMGREVGFDPPQVQTVDEGALTEVLSWGDQAFLAVGTIKVEGILETPLRVLLPVNVAQEMAKILREEEEEGPSVGVVSAPSAPPTGAAAAPGGEQPAPPDIRNIDLILELEVEATVRLGEAEMSLKEIQRLRPGSIIDLDKDTEAPVELVVNNQVLAKGELVVVSSDHFALRITEIESPTERIRKLGS
- the fliM gene encoding flagellar motor switch protein FliM, whose translation is MSELLSQEEVNALLQSIPLQQEAAPAKPEAKPTPTRYRKRASRYDFKRPNRISKNVLQSLHFLHERYARNLALDLSAYLRTISDIVLLSVDQLSYAEFLMSLPETTCINVVKIVPQGGTLAFEVNPTLVFAVIEKLMGGSSETPTLNREITPIEQALIEGFIDMALKDLHDAWRTIGETRFELDRRETSPQLVQIVAPNEIVVVIVFEVKVGQTSGMMNLCIPAIYLEPFAVELRQEHQTDITTRMTEADYRRIDEVIARAVAGLSADLCRQRMTIRQILALKEGDLFPLGADLHQSVTVSVEGIPKFRAVFGARKGRKAVRIEAPIVDEEPEPSSEGGEGFQALETGSG
- a CDS encoding FliA/WhiG family RNA polymerase sigma factor — its product is MSAISAAEPQRSRDELIEEYAPLVKYIAERLAARLPSSIEVDDLINTGVLGLIDAIDKFVPDRGVKFKTYAEFRIRGAMLDYLRQQDWAPRSMRRKERELAQVFHRLEQQLQRPATHEEVAAAMGITMEEFNELLYKARGLSLLSLNRPGGEVEDDDEARELGEYIPDEPEKSPFELLRKQEVREILARKIDELPEKESLVLKLYYFNELTMKEVGKILGVTESRVSQLHSAAVLRLRGLLEGMFDE
- a CDS encoding DVU0524 family FlgM-associated protein, yielding MGISQFTVHNVLRTYARQDRLGKVHRPKVSARAGASLAADRVNLSPTAQKVQWVGNLAAVLVDRNEPGIDPDARQARIRSTRDELLTRHRDEIADDGVPPQELEARLRALYLG